In one Silene latifolia isolate original U9 population chromosome 10, ASM4854445v1, whole genome shotgun sequence genomic region, the following are encoded:
- the LOC141607089 gene encoding 70 kDa peptidyl-prolyl isomerase-like, which produces MDSSTVCHQFLEDFACAHVNDGFMDGDGERMVGCFMNLQGSPLVEVKKLKDKGNCLFRQIFFDRAAACYDEACKLLGISFGMIGGEDVQSLSDLAVSLNSNLAACAIKLEEYRAAVELCTMILNKFPRNVKALFRRALACVKLKRFLEAEVDLVEALVVEPRNKDVLRELDVVKGHLLIKKNGKRV; this is translated from the coding sequence ATGGATTCCTCTACCGTTTGTCATCAATTTCTTGAAGACTTTGCTTGTGCCCATGTTAATGACGGGTTTATGGACGGTGATGGGGAGAGGATGGTTGGCTGTTTTATGAATCTTCAGGGGTCGCCTTTGGTGGAGGTGAAGAAGCTTAAAGACAAGGGGAATTGTCTTTTTAGGCAAATTTTTTTTGATAGGGCCGCAGCTTGTTACGATGAAGCTTGTAAACTGTTGGGTATAAGTTTCGGAATGATTGGAGGAGAAGATGTCCAATCGTTATCTGACCTTGCGGTTTCCCTTAACTCTAATCTCGCTGCTTGTGCTATTAAGCTTGAGGAGTACAGAGCTGCTGTTGAGTTGTGCACTATGATTTTGAACAAATTTCCTCGTAATGTTAAGGCACTTTTTCGTAGGGCACTTGCTTGTGTAAAGTTAAAGAGGTTTTTGGAAGCTGAAGTGGATTTAGTTGAGGCGTTAGTGGTCGAACCTAGGAATAAAGATGTTTTAAGGGAATTAGATGTTGTAAAAGGCCACCTTCTCATAAAGAAAAATGGTAAACGTGTTTGA
- the LOC141605070 gene encoding uncharacterized protein LOC141605070, producing the protein MSVRGKKVNELKWSLKLMVDSKRKQVVFAEAGKDFVDFLFYILSLPLATVVKLLNNEEMTGSLPALYKSVESLKTEYFEENVNKNTVLVPKHLIDLPLLSFRHAPATLRYFKCPVHNYVSCCEGVTCVQVTDYDRFSLPCFNQMTEEVTYTFVSPESENNDRPGFVKKSVPYIVMDNLEVHPMSLTLIKSFVSDFDCLGMDEVQFGLKEGLALLKASLETNKVLTTVFLGWKMKTTE; encoded by the exons ATGAGCGTGCGAGGGAAGAAAGTAAACGAATTGAAGTGGAGTTTGAAGTTAATGGTCGATTCAAAGCGCAAACAGGTAGTGTTTGCAGAAGCAGGAAAGGATTTCGTGGATTTCCTCTTCTACATTCTGTCTTTACCGCTTGCAACTGTTGTTAAACTGCTGAACAACGAAGAAATGACGGGCAGTCTACCCGCTCTGTACAAGAGTGTTGAATCGTTAAAGACGGAGTACTTTGAAGAGAATGTGAATAAAAATACAGTTCTCGTGCCAAAACATCTGATTGATCTTCCATTGTTGTCATTCCGTCATGCCCCGGCCACCTTACGTTATTTTAAGTGTCCAGTTCATAACTATGTAAGTTGCTGCGAAGGTGTAACTTGTGTTCAGGTTACGGATTATGACAGGTTCTCTTTACCCTGTTTTAACCAAATGACTGAGGAGGTGACATACACCTTCGTATCACCAGAATCAGAAAATAATGACCGTCCTGGATTCGTGAAGAAGTCGGTACCTTATATAGTGATGGATAATTTAGAGGTGCATCCTATGTCTTTAACTCTCATCAAGTCTTTTGTCAGTGACTTTGATTGTTTAGGCATGGACGAGGTTCAATTCGGCCTAAAAGAG GGATTGGCATTGTTGAAAGCTTCTTTAGAGACTAATAAGGTTCTTACTACTGTTTTCCTTGGATGGAAAATGAAAACCACCGAGTAG